In the genome of Planctomyces sp. SH-PL62, the window CTTGGGTTGAGGAATGGGCGATGAGGGATTCGAACCCCCGACCTCCTACGTGTAAGAAAACCACCCTAGCCGATTCTCCTGTGTTTTCAGGGGTATTCGGGGTACAATCGGGCCCGCGAGCGGGCGGTTTTGTACCCCAACCTTCGACCCAGGAGACTCGGCCATGGCTCTAAAATGCTTGATGAGCTGGCAGCCTGACAAGGCTAGATGGCGGAAGATGGTGAAAGGGAGGTGGTACTTCGTCACCCCCGAGACCCTGGGAGCCCCCCCGACGAAGGAGGCCTCCGCCGCCAAGGCCAACGCCTGGATGCGGGCGAAGCTGGCGGAGTTGGCCGCGGCCGAGGAAGTCGCGCATCCGCACGCCCCTCGGCTGTCGGAGCTGGCCCGTCGGGTCGACTGGGCTCGTCGGAACGGGGAGGACGCGGCTGCGGCGAACATCGAGGCGGAGATCGGGTTGATCCGTTCGGGGGAGTCTCCGGCCGACGACGCTTGGATCCTCGAGGAGGCTTTCCGGGCGCAGTTCGGCCAGGTTCCTCCTTCGATCGATCAGCTCCGGATGCTGTACGCGACCGAGAGCGTCTGGCGGGATCGTCTCGCCCGGGTCGACGCGGTCCCGCCCGATCGGACGATCGCGGCCCGGGTCGCGAGGTTCCTCGAGCTTGAGCGGGCCCGCCTCGACGCTGGGGACATCTCGGGTGCCTCGTTCGACGGGGCTCGGCGATGCCTGGGGATGTTCAGAGACTGGTGCGGCCCCGAGCTGGACGTCTCGTCGATCGACGCTGATCGGTTCGAAGGGTGGTGGCTGCATCTGGTCGGGACCCGGCTCTCGACTGAGTACAAGAAGAAGCTCCTCCGCCACGCGAGGACCTTCATCGAGTGGCTCGCGTCGAAACGGCTGGTTCCCCTGCCCCCCAACCTGTCGTCCCGTCGCTATCGGTTCGGCGGTTCGCCCGCGGCGGTCCCGACGCTTCCGCCGGAGACCGTCCGTAAGCTGATCGAGGGGGCCCCGGGCCAGCTCCGCCTTCACCTGCTGTTGATGGCGAATTGCGGGATGGGCCAGAAAGACATCTCGGACATCCGCCCGGAGGAGATTGACTGGAGGAGGGGGAGGATCACCCGGAAGCGGTCCAAGACTAGTGATCGAGAGACCGTCCCGACAGTCGAGTATCCCCTTTGGCCCGAGACTTGGGAGCTGTTGGAGGGGGCGGGACATCGGACGGGCGATCACGCCCTGAAGACGGAGTCCGGTCGGGCCTGGGTGCGGGAGTGGACGACCGAGGACGGAGTCCGCCACAAGTGCGACGCGGTGAAGTCGAATTACGCCCACCTGGCCCGCCGCCTGAAGATCCAGACCCCGATGAAGCTGATCCGCAAGACTTCGTCCTCCCTCCTGGACACTCACGAGACCCACTCGAGGTACGCCCTGCTCTTCCTGGGCCATTCTCCGCGGTCGATCGCCGATCGGCATTACATCAAGCCGTCTCAAGACCGCTTTGATGCGGCCGTGCGCTGGCTCCGCGAAGCCTACGGATTCGGGTCGTAGGCGGGAGCCAGCGAAGATGTTCGATACGGAGGGCCCGGTCTCCCTACTAGGGAATTCGGGCCCTTTTTTGGGCACCGAGACACGTTCTGAGTCGGTGCGGGTAGGAAGCGTGCGGCGTAAGGTATATAAGGGTATTACCCTTGAATACTATATGTACAAGCACAAGAATCTATGGCTTTGAATTCCGGACACGGCGGTCCGGGCGGGAAGCGAGGCCCCGCCTTACAGCCCCTTGCCGGCCGGGCGAAGCCCCGGCCAACTCAAAGACCTGTACAAGCACTAGAAGCACACGCGAGCCCAAGACGCCAATACCGAGACAGACACGCACACGCACTACCACTACGAACGGTTGGAGGGGGGGCCCGGAGAGAGGGACAGGGATCTTAGTTAGGAGCCTTCGGCTCTATGAAAGATCAGGATCTCTGGCCTCGGCACCCGGGCCCGTCGGTCGCCGAAGCGGAATCGCGAATCGGAAGAACGGAAGCGGAATCGAAGTCCCTCGGACGGGGGTCCTCGGGCCTGGGGTTGGGTTCGGGGGGATCAGCTTTCTAGGTTGGGGGGACTTCCAATGCCCAGGGCGGTGCGCGGAGAGAGGTATCGGACCTTGCAGGTCCCCTTGGAGGAGACCGACTGGCGCCGGCTCCGGGCTGCGGCGAGCCTTCGTGGGATGGAACTCGGCCCCCTGGTGCAGATCATTCTGAAGAGGCTGGGGACGGGGCGACTGGATCTTCCCGGGGTCCCTGAGCCGATCTCCCTTCACCCGGGCGAGCCGGAGGCTCTCGGGTCGGAAGGGGGGGCTTCCTGATGGCCCTCTCCTCCCCGGTCGACCTGGCGGAGATCGGCGGCGACCTTGAGCTGGCACGGATGACGGCTCGGCACGTCCGGGCGGCTCTAGCTGCGGGGATTGACTGCTTCTACGCATATCCGGGCGGGCTTGTGGTCGAAACCCCTGGAAGTCCTCCCCTGAGGGCGGCGGCTCAGAGGACCTGGATACTCTGGATCGCCCAACTTCGGCGAAGCCTCGGCGCGGCGACGAAGAGGCGGAGCCTCGCGGCCGGTGCCACGGACCTCGATAAGCAACTCGCCTGGCGCGGGGTGATGGTCCGAAATGGTCATCCAGTGGCCTGGACCGACTGGACTCCCGGCGAAGCCGCTCGGGTCCACGACGCGGGGATCGTCCCGACCCTGAAGATGATCGAGGCTGCGGAGGACTTATCTGGTGTTTTCGGCGAAGTAAGGTGAAGAATGAATCGAGTCGCGGAGCGAGCGATGCAGAGTTTTCGGCCAGCTGGCGTTTGAAGCCACCCTTTGGATGAAGAGATTCGCGGAGCGAGCGGCGGAGAGTTCGGAGCCGGCTAGAGCCTGTTATTGACTTATCGCCCGTCGTTTGCTCACGTTAGGTCATGAGCACGACACGAAAGGGTTACCCCAGCGACGTGAGCGACGCCGAGTGGGAGTTCCTGCTGCCGTACCTGACGCTGATGCGGGAGGACGCCCCGCAACGAGAGCACCCGCTTCGCGAGCTGTTCGACGCCCTGCGTTACGTGGTCGAGACGGGCCGCCCCTGGCGGTTCCTGCCGCACGACCTCCCGCCCTGGGAGGCCGTCTACCAGCAGGCCCGGCGTTGGCTCCAGGCCGGCGTCTTCGAGCAGGCCGGCCACGACCTCAGGGCCGTCGTGCGATTCCTCGCCGACCGCGGTCCGGAGCCCTCGGCCGCGATCCTCGACTCGCGGACGCTGCAATCGACGCCCGAGAGCGGCGGCCGGGCCGGCTTCGACGGGGCCGAGAAGAAGAAGGGCTCGAAAGTCCACGCGGCCGTCGACACGCTGGGGAACCTGCTGGCGTTGAAGGCGACGCCGGCCGACGAGCAGGACCGGGCCCAGGTCGCCGACCTCGTCAAGGCGGTCCGCGAGGCCACCGACGAGACGGTGGAGGTCGCCTTCGTCGACCAGGGTTACACGGGGGCGGACGCCGCCAGGGCCGCCGAGTCGGAAGGCGTCCGCCTGGAGGTGGTCAAGCATACCGAGGCCGAACGCGGCTTCGTCCTGCTGCCGCGACGCTGGGTCGTGGAGCGAAGCTTCGGTTGGCTCGGTCGCTTCCGCCGCCTGGCCCGGGACTACGAACGCTTGAACGAAACGTTGACGGGTTGGCATTGGGTCGCCTTCGTCGGCCTCCTGCTGGCCAGGGTAGCTGGCAACAGTTCATAACAGGCTCTAGAGTTTCCAGCCACGCCGAGTTTCCTGCCGCCGAGTCGTTGGCCTTCGGCCGCGCATGGCCCGGGCGAGTCGCTCCTTCGGAACGGCCACTGTCTTGACTTCCACGACATGGCGATGGGCACGGGGACCCCCGGTAGGACCCGAGACCACGTGAACCCAGCCTGAGCCGATCAGACGGTCGGGGGTTCACCGATTCTCCGCCCATCCACCTTGGCTTCGGCGATCGGCGGGGCCACGTCACCATCTTCTCGGGTAGTCCTCCACCCATTTCGGTAAGTCCGGGAACGCCTTGCGGACCTGGACGCCCGAGCTCAAGGAACTCCGCCTCCGCTTCTGGGGGATGGGGACGGGGGGGGTCGGCAGGGTCCGGAGCACGCCGAGCACGTCCCGGACGTGGGCGAGGGTGTTGGACTTCGACAGGCCGCAGAGTTGGGCGAGGAGCTCGTAAGTCGGGTGGATCCTGATCCAGACCAAGGTCACCAAGAGTCGGTCGCGATCGTCGAGCTTCGACTTGGGGCCTGCGCCCGGCTTCCGCTTCCGGAGCCTGAGCGGCTTCACGGGCTCGGCCTGATCGATGAAGACGCCGAATCGATGCCGGAGCGACCATTCGATCCAGCTCGGGGGCTCTCCGTAGCGCCCCACGATCTCCCAATAGCGGGCGTCAAGGTGGGCTCGTTCCGGGTCGAGTTCGCCGAGATAGCGTCGTACGTCCAGGGGCATGAACCGACACAGCTTGGCCACATGCTCTTCGACTTGGCGCTTCTGCTCGGTCGTGGCGCGCTTCGTCCGAAGCGCGGCTAGAGGACGCAGCTTCTCCTGGGCCTCGACGAATTCCCGGAACAGCGCGTCGAAATCGGCGACGGCCAAACCAGAGAACGGCTCGAACTCCCCGGGTTTCTGACGAAGGGTGTTGTATAGCAACATCTTATGGCCTCAGCGTGGCCCTCCTTATTGCAGACCTTGGCGCAACAGGCGACGCCGGCGCAATTGCAGACTTTCGTCATGGGCCGTTTATGCGGAACTTTACCGCGGTAAAGCGGCCAGCCCCGGGCGGGGCCCCTGTCGGGGCCCGTCGCGACGCGGGGCGGACCGGAGGTGGTGCGATGTCCAGAATGACTCGAAACGGAGACGATTCAAGGGCCAACAGGCAGAAGCCCGAGGCGAAGGCGGACGCCGGGAACATGCAGGATGCCGCGGTCGCGAAGCTCCTCAAGTTGGCCGAGGGCATGGGGTTCCGGGTGGTCGGAGACGCTCAGGTGCGGGTCACGCAGGGGAGCGGCGCGAACAAGAAGAGCTGGGCGCTGGGCGACATCGGTTTCGCGAAGTACATGACGGCCCTGTACTACGACGAGGAGGGGGCGCAGCGCCTCCCGCCGAAAGGCTCGGTGGAGGCGGCGTTGAAAATCCTCGAGGGCCGAGCGTGGAAGGCGCGCTTCCAAACGGTCGTCCGGCTCAGCCCCCAGCTTACGGAGCTCAAGCCGGTGGTCGTGGCCCTGGCCCGAGCGATGGGCGAGCTGTCGGGGCCGCCGATCTCCTTCAAGGGTCCCCTGACAACCGTCGCCAAGAAGGAGTTCCCGGGCGTGCTGGTCCCTTTGACCGAGGACGCGATCGGCCGGGCGTTCGGCGGCCTCGTCGATGCGCTCCGGACCGAGGGCGTCGAGCTCCGTCGCTGGAGACGCGAGGGGGGGACGCGTCGCGGGTGGACCCTCAAGGACCTCCGCGACGACGCCTCGGAGGTGTCCTGGGACACTTCGGGGGACACTTCCGAGGACGCTTCGAAGGACGCTCGCGGCGGCCCGCACGGGGGGACGAAACCGGGCGACGACCAGGCCGCTCGCCTCGCGAGGATCACCGCGCGACTGCACCAGTCTCTCGAGAAGGGGGGCGAATCATGAGCACGACGAATCGAGTGGCGCTTCCCACGCCGCAGGAGATCCAGCGTTATACACCACGACGTTGGGCCGACTGGATGGGCAACACTCGGGCGAAACTCTTCCTCCAGGCCCTGGTGCGGGCGGGGGGGCGTGGCACGAACCTGCTGCTATATGGCCCACCGGGCTCGGGCAAGACGACCGGGATGCTCATGGCGCTCCGGGCGCTCCGGTGCCAGCGGCTGGATCCTTCGACGCTCGACCCCTGCGGCGCATGCGAGCCGTGCAAGATCCGATGGACGCGCCGTTGGGGTTACGGACTTTCGCCCCACATCGACGTCTTCGAGTGCCGAACCACGACCGTAGAGGAGTTCCGCCATGACCTCGGATGGGTCCAGGACAACGTGATCTTCCCCCCCGCCGAGCACACCAAGCTGGTTTTTCTCGATGAGGCCCAAGAGCTTCAGACGGGGGGCCGGAAAGACGTGCTCCTGCCGCTCCTGGTCGGGGAGGTCCCTCCGGGCGTCGTGCCTCCGGTCTGGCTCGCGGCCGCGACGGACGACGTCCACCGCCTGGGGCCCGCCTTCCTCCGGAGGTTCACCCTGGCGAGCACCGAGCCGCCCGCGCAGGAGGAATTCGAGGATTGGGTGGTGGACCGCGCCGCCGAGTTCGGGATCTGCATTGAGGGCCCCGGGGTCGTGACCCTGCTGATCGACCGCTGCCTCGCGGCGCAGATGACCTCGTCGGCGCTCGACGTCCTCGCGCAGGTCGTCCTGCTCGACCCCGACCGGAGGGAGCTCACCCGCGGCGTGGTCGAGTCGGCCGTCATCGGGGGCTCCGCCCCGCCCTGAAGGCCGGGCGGGGGGCTGCCCTCGGCCCCGGGGGGGAGGAGGGGCACCTCGGCGTCCATCTCCCCCGGAACTCCACCGATCGCGCAGGTCGACGTGAGCGACATCGTCGGACCCGACGAGGAACCGATCTATCGGGTGGGCCCGCTGCTCAGCGACGGCGAGACCAATCACAAGCAGGCCTTGGGCCTCTCGCTCTACCCGGAGTACCTGCCGGTGAACCTGTCTCTGGCGCCGGATCGGAGCTCGGGTTACCGGGTCTGCCGCTTCGCGACCGAGGGATGCGGGGGCGGCAAGTGCACGTACTCGGCGGGGAACGGCAACCAAGCCGCGACCCGCCTGCCGCGGATCGCGAAGACTCGCCTCTTCTTCCGGGATCGCGAGCTGTTCCGGTGGAAGCTCTTCTACGAGCTTGAAGCCTTCCGCGAGCGGGCACGGAGAGAGGGGCGTACGCTGGTGGTCCGCCTCAACACTTACAGCGACCTCGCGTGGGAGACCCTGGAGCCGGACCTCTTCACCGAGTTCCACGACGCGCGATTCCTCGATTATACGAAGGAGTACGAACGCATGACGAGCGAACTGCCGCCGAACTACAGCCTGCTGTTCTCGCGCAGCGAGGAGAACGACGCGCAGGCCCGGGAGCTGCTCTCCCGGGGCCACAACGTCTCGGTCGTCTTCGAGGTCGCGCCCGGCGTGGACCTGCCGACGCGCTGGCCCGACCCGGAAGGGGGATTCGAGGTCATCGACGGGGACCACCACGACTACCGGTTCCTCGACCCCATGCCGAGGGTGGTGGGCCTCCGTCGCAAGGGCTGGCGGCTCGGAGGCGACACGACCGGCTTCGTGGTGCACCCGGAGTCCGCGCACCTCGGGTAGTCGTCGACCCGGAACCCGAGGACTCCACGTCCTCGGGTTCCGGGTCGGATGGTGACATGCTACTTAACTGGGGGATCATTACGCGGAGCAGTTCACGGGGGTAGTAACTTGCGCCTGGGCTGCGGGTCTGGTAGATCGGAGGTATGTCGCCCGCACCGCCGCTACCCCCGGATGTCTGGGACGCTGCCGGCCGAGCGCCAGCGAAAGGGCGTGGCATTGAACCTGAAGTTCGCCAAGTTCCCGGCGGCGAAGCCGCTGGAGGACTTCGACTTCAAGGCGCAGCCGGGGCTGGACCGCCGACTGATCGAGGACTTGGCGACGGGGCGGTTCATCTACGAGGGCCGCAACATCGTCCTGCTCGGGCCGCCGGGGCGGGCAAGACGCACCTGGCGATCGGCCTGGGGATCATGACGGCCGAGCGCGGGCATCGCGTCACGTCCACGACGGCGGTCGACCTCGCGGCGCGGCTGACCGAGGCGATGGACTCCAACCGCCTGCACCGGGCGACGCAGGTGATGACGCAGCCGAAGCTGCTGATCGTCGACGAGGTGGGGTACCTAGGCTTCGACACGCCGCAGGCGAGCCTGCTGTTCCAGGTGATCTGCCAGCGCGATACTAGAAGGAGCAGAGCGTGGTGCTGACGAGCAACAAGCCGTTCGGCGAGTGGGCGCAGGTGTTCGCCGTCCGCGGCGTTGGACCGGCTCCTGCACCGGGCGACGGTGATCAACATCCGCGGGGACAGTTACCGACTCAAAGACCGCCGCCGGGCCAAAAGCGCGACGAGGGGACGAATCGAGATCGGAGACGGACCCCGCGAAGTCAGCGACGCATGGTCAGAGGAGTGGGGCAGTTTCAGACGATCGAAAGTGGGGCAATTTCAGTCGATCGTTGACATTCGAGTTCGCCAACGACGACCACCGGACGCTGAAGTCGCACGCCTTGGGCAAGGACGGCGAGCGATATCCCTTCATGACGGCCCGATAGACCCGCAGGAAATGACGTCTCTGGCGGCCGCAGCAGAGAATCGTGCTCAGAGAAAGGCCATGCGCGAGCACACGGTCCCACCGGTCCTGAACGTCTCGGACATCGTCGAGAACTTCGCCAGGGGCAGCCCTCCTGCCTTCAGTAACTTATGCTCTGTCGATGCACCCCGCGGTGGTTGCCTGACTCAAGGCGTTGAGGGGACGATCGCGGCCGCCCGACGCGTCGCGGAGCGGCGAAATCCAACGTGCGGCCGACGAGATGGCGTAGCGGGTCAGGATCGTCAAGTGATTCCTGCCGTTTCTCATTAGCATCCCCATATCCGTCGATATCGAACGGCTGGCGATAAAGAGGGATAAGTTGCTCCGTCAGATGCTGGCTGCTGTCCCGATCTCCTACGTAGCGACCGAAGAGCGGGTATGCTCAACTCTATAGCGCTCAGGAAGCTACTGAAGACAGGCGAACTGAGGACGCGTGAATTGCACCCGTGTTCCAGATTCCGCAAATGATTTAACCGCATGCAATTGCGGAAACAGTTGGGTGGGGCTGTCGGACGGGTGCCGGGAGGACGTGGCATTCCGCGAGATTGTCGGGAAATGGCGTCGGCTGACGCCTTCCGTCAGGGCTTTGATCATGGAATTGGTGCGGGGCGTGTGACTCTCGGGGCGGGGGTTGGAGGCGAAGCGAATGGAACCCGGATCGAGGGAACGGCTCAGGCCGTTCTCGGGAATTTGATCCTGGCGAACCGGAACCACCCCGGACGACATGGGCTCAGCTCTTCCGTACGTAGCGCATCTCGAGCGGGCTCCACTCAGCCTCCAACATGAGTCGGTTCAGGTCTTCCATGGCATCCGGCTCCTCGGCTCCACACGGCACCCAGCCGCGGCCTGGGACGAGTTTGGCGAACCAGCCGAATTCGATGCATTCGGCAACGCCGGGATAAAACCCAGACCAATTCAGCCGGACGGCCTTCTGCTCGGCTGTGCAAGGGCACGACAGAACCTTCCCTCCGCAGTTCGGGCACTGCTCGAGGTCACATCGCTTCTGGTGCAACGCCCCAGGCGAGACGCCGCAGTCGGGACATTTTTGAATCTTATCAGCCATCGCCAATCCTTCTCACCGTGCTGGCCATCCGCCGGCATTCTGGGCTTCCCGGACTCGGCAGGCCCAGATACACCTGTGCAGATTTTAGCGGGATCGAAAGTCAAGGAGAACCACTTCGCTCGGTTTGCGCGCATGCTTGCATCGATCTCTCGCAGCTCACACTGAA includes:
- a CDS encoding IS5 family transposase yields the protein MSTTRKGYPSDVSDAEWEFLLPYLTLMREDAPQREHPLRELFDALRYVVETGRPWRFLPHDLPPWEAVYQQARRWLQAGVFEQAGHDLRAVVRFLADRGPEPSAAILDSRTLQSTPESGGRAGFDGAEKKKGSKVHAAVDTLGNLLALKATPADEQDRAQVADLVKAVREATDETVEVAFVDQGYTGADAARAAESEGVRLEVVKHTEAERGFVLLPRRWVVERSFGWLGRFRRLARDYERLNETLTGWHWVAFVGLLLARVAGNSS
- a CDS encoding DDE transposase family protein, translated to MLLYNTLRQKPGEFEPFSGLAVADFDALFREFVEAQEKLRPLAALRTKRATTEQKRQVEEHVAKLCRFMPLDVRRYLGELDPERAHLDARYWEIVGRYGEPPSWIEWSLRHRFGVFIDQAEPVKPLRLRKRKPGAGPKSKLDDRDRLLVTLVWIRIHPTYELLAQLCGLSKSNTLAHVRDVLGVLRTLPTPPVPIPQKRRRSSLSSGVQVRKAFPDLPKWVEDYPRRW